TCTGTCTCGCTTccagcagctgtaaaaacaatcaataaagaCAATTAGTACTGCGCGATGCACTGCGTGGACACAACACAGCTATTAATGCACCAAAAAATAGTCACATTGACAAAAACTGATCTAATCTAATAACTCTTACCCTCTTTCTTCTTGATCGACTCCGAGCTGAACTCTTCACAGCTTCCGCCTGCGACGCAAGATCTGGTTGTTTGTACCTGAAGCTCCTGCGTACTGTCTCGTAATATGTCTTACAGgcagctggaaaacaattaaatgagagtggtatgaataaaaaaatataagtcacaataaaattaaacaaggaaggagaaaacagtaaaagttacttacacACAATGGCGTCATTATCAGCATCATGTAAATCAGGACTTGCAGACATAACTCCGAGCAAATAGGAGGTCACGGCCTCGTTATGAGGCGAGGTTagtctgtgaaaacaaaatgtacggTTAAGATCGGTATCTATTAACGTATCTATTTCCTTATACAGCAGAATGAAAGCATATTCTTTAAATCTTACCCTTGCTCCGGTTCGTAGCGCCTACAATTTGTCTCCGAGTTGTGAAGACGGCGTACTGCTTCCTGTAGATTACAAGaccaaaaaatacacttttataaAGCAACTTACACTGGTTCTGCTCACTTGTTCATTTACAAGTCTACTTTTAGCTTgggctacttaaaaaaaaaaagctttgcttTTAGGCTACTTTTAGCTTAGCTAGCAGTCACCAAACATTCTTACTGCAATCTTGGGATTGTGCACCCGTCTTCTCTTCTTAGAGTTAGTCTCTTCCACACAGTTTTTCGACTCCAAAGCAGCCAACCTATCCTCTATGGACAGCAACCTGGAGTTTACTACGGTGAACTGCTCATTCACATCGGCAGCAAGCAGAGTAAGCTGACGAGACAGCCCACTGATAGCATTCAGCAGTTTCTTCTCACCGGTCTGCGGACTGGCTGAAAGGGGTCGATCACGTCCATGCAGAGGAGTTGAAGGGGAGTTGAAGGCGAGGCTTTCCCCCTCTTCAGTCACATACTCATCCTATGCAAATGTcaagtatatatttaaaatgcatGCAATGCCCATACTCAGCACCTCAAACGGCCATACTCAGTGCATGAATATGCTCATTTGAATATGAAAAGATTTTAAAACTGTAGTTTGAAAAGATCATGTGCATCTCAAACAGCTAGCTTTAGTGCAATGAACCTGTTAAAAGTACTCTGTGGGAACTtcattcagggttttttttggaATTGTTTATAATtcaattgtttattttagttggTTTCATAGTTCCCTAACAGAAATTTAAACTGTACACACTGAGAGTAACAGTAGTAGTACTGAGAGTGGAAAACAATAATGTGAGTGAAACATGTTGGATTTTCCCGTTTGAGCTCTGGATTAGCATGTATGGAACGTTATACTTGTATATTCAAAGGTAATTTCATGCTTACCACATAGCAGGAGATGTCTTCATCATCTTGCACTGACTCTGAATCGCTGGAGTCCAGGAAAAGATTAATGCTTTGGTCATCTGCTGTTTCGTCTGGAAAACAACCCGTGCAGAAGATAGTTATGCATTATAATGCGATATTcgtatttaattaattattattactacaaTAACCACAACAGTGAAAAGCAACCACATTATAACTAGACAATTTAAAGGGGAGACCGGGTACAGTTAAAATATCTGTAGCCCACTGCTGTACAGGTCTAACAGTTAAATTGTGGTGCTCACCGTTGTCTGAACTGTTAGTCGCTGGGTGCATTTCTTCAGATTCTTCCATCACTTCTTTTTCTGGGTCCTCGGAGTGCATTTCACTTTCATCAATCTCTCCAACTCCAGCCAAGTTATCTTCGAGGTCTTTACACATCGACGGTCCATAACTCCCGCCGGTTCGGTCATGACTGGATAGCAGCAGGCTCTGTACGTTATCTGACCTAACCCTTTTGGATTTCTTCTCCCAAACTCCATTTTTGAAATAGCGCTTTCTGTGGTCAAAATACTGTGTATGACAGAGTTCAGTGTTGCAATGTTCACAGAGGCGCCGAGGTCTTTTCTTCAGTCTTGGGACTTCCATCTTTCAACTGACGGCACACCGTGCTTGTTTATATCATAGACATATGCGAGCTCGTCTCGCGAGTTCTTCCGTATAACGATGACCTTCGCATGTGATAGCCCGGCGAGCCTTCTGAGCCCTCGTCCAATCACGTGCGAGGTCATGGGCATGACTCATACAGCAGTACTTGCAAGACGAGCATATaaactatatatactatactataatatatatgCTGTCTatgaaataaacatataaacGTTCACAGGCTGTAAATTGTCGTTAGCTGCCGAAAATTAGGGAGAtttccgtttaaaaaaaaaaaaaaaaagcaatacagaaGATGGGTTTTTGGTGCCATTTCAAAACTGAAACATGTCATGTATATTCAATTAGCAGAGGTTATGTGATTATGTTGCATCCCTGGACAACATATCTCCATTTAAAGTATTTAATAGTTTAATCTGAATATTGGGGAGACGAACAGTAACATGCGGAACCAATGTTCGTCTGCCAGTACACCAAACGGACTACACCAAACTGCTGCACAAGCGTTTCCTCACGCCGTTGCTGTGCATTTGAAAGTGTGAGACAGAAATATAATCAAAGTATTGTATTCGCAACGTAACAGGTAGGTAACTCTGCTAACGTTAATTTAAATTCAGTTTAATCAGACAGGCAACCCATATGGAAGTTAAGTAGCTAGACGTAACCTAGGTTATAGTTAAATATGCAGTACAGAGTTTATCTTAAGACAAAACGTTACTCGCTGCTCAGAACCAGGAGATAATCCTTAGCTCTTCTGTTGAGCAGTATGTTAGATCCAAAGTGATCATCTGATGTATCGACATGTTTCAGTATAAAGGATTTGGAGAAAGCCTGTGACGGTGTGATGGAAAAACCGGCGGAGGAAAGCGTTGAAAAGAGGACGGATGAAGCTGTGAAGGGTGAAGCTGCCCTCAAACCGCAGTAAGTTAGTAGCCATTTGTGGAATACAATGAGAATCTTGAGactttcctctcctccatgcATCTTGGAAGTAGTTTAAGTTGAGCCAGAAATCCCCACTCTACATCATGTCTTGTCTGTCAGCTCCCTCTTCACCATAACAGCCCATTATAAAGCTTAAATTGCAGCTTGTTCTTATGCTCCATTTTGTCCTCATTGGTATACCCAGAGATGCCCTTCGCTTGAGGCAGCAACTGTCTCTCAACCTGATGGAGTAATCCACCGTTTTTCCAGCAGAGTAGCATGGACTCATACATTTTACACTGCACACTCCTTTATCTGATGGAGTCAACAGAACTACACAGTCAGCAAAAAGGCTCAGCAGCCGGTGAATGCACTTGACTTCTTGCACAGAGTATGGACATAGCTCTTATTCCAGTTTTACAAGGTATGGCAGGTCCATATCAATAGCCCCTCTTGTAATTGTACCATTAAGAGAGTAATTAATGTGACCAAATATTCTTCCCTGACACCTTGCTGAAGTAAGGCACTGTGTCAAATTATATAGACAAATTGTAACAGATGGTTTTGCAGGGCATTGATGTTGCCCTATTCTACACAATGGTCGTTCCACTCTGTCTTAAAATATTGTGTTGAATGTCCGGATGTTACATCTTCAAACTGACAGGTCGATTCAATTTCTTTTTCCTCATGTATTTACAGATTCCTAACAACCAAAGAAAAATTTCATGCGTTTGTAGACTCTGAGTGGCAGGGCTCAAAAGGAGAAAAGGCTAGTGAAAATGACAGAGTTGAGGAGACAAATGAGACCCCTGAGACCAAAAAGCTCAAACTAGACACAGAGGAGCAGAATAAGGGCGGCAACCCAGACCGTAAACGTCTTCGGGGACAAAATAAGTCAAGGCCACACACAAAGCCTACCGCCTATGATGAAAAACGACTGTGTCTCTCAGTCCTTCAGGTATAAAACCAACCATTCACAAATGCCACTTACAGTACTTTTCAATTGCTATGTCAGCTGATAGTTAATGTTATGCCTTTTCCCACCCATGCAGGCCAACAGGGAATGCCCCTTCGGTGACAAATGCCACTTTCATCATAATGTAGCCGAGTACTTTGCCACTAAGCCCGCTGACATCGGGGAAAGCTGCTACCTCTATGACACATTCGGAAAGTGTGCTTATGGTCTCACCTGCCGCTTCGCCAAGGCCCACACTACACCTGACTTCAAAACCATGGAGAACGCAGAACTAATTAAGGCCAACGAGGGCAGGAATGCAGTAAAGAACAGCCTGAGTAAGGACCTCCAGAATAGTCTGAGGAAGCGTTCGGTGGCCTTCAAGAAGTCAGAAGAGTACCTCAAAACACTTGCAAACTACAAAGACAAAAGAGACCAGCAAAGGAATGGTAAGAAGAGTTACAAATACGAGGCGCATTCTTTTCTCATTAATCCGTTAAGTAAGTTTGTCCTTTGAGACACTGACAGACGTGCCGAAATCCGCAGTGAAAAGGAAGTATCTCTGAAGTGAGTCTCTGTGGCACTTATTGGAGCTATTTTAGTTGGGTAACATGCATGCCATTCTTAATCATTTAAGTTAAACAGGTGTAAATTTAAATTTGGTCTTTTAATTCAGTCTTTTGACACACTTAGGAGATGCTCGTGCAGCTGAAGTATCTACAGATCCAGCAGGAGGGGAGCAGCGTGCGTCTACTGAAGCTGAAACACTGGTACAAACCTCTACTCTGAGCAATTACTGTACACAGTAGGTATATATAATGTGTTGCTTAACATATTTTTACCTGTTTGCTTTGTGACAAACTACAGGCCAGCCCAGATAAGCAGCCTCCAGCGAAGACTGTTGGCCCATTGACTGATGTAGATGTCATCAAGTTGCGCCCATGTGAGAAGAAACGGGTATATCTTCAGGCAACTGTCTTTCCTCCAAAAttatattttcttaaaatacATTGGTGACTCACAAGACATATCATGTAATCTCCTTTCTCTGTGTTCAAGGTGGACTTTAAAGACAAGCTCTACCTTGCTCCTCTGACAACTGTAAGTACAACCAGACTCATTCGAGTACTGTCGTTGGATGTATTATTGATGTAGTTAAATGCTGCCCAACAAATCATTCCAGACAAGAGTTAATTTAAAATTTCACTCTAAAGAACCAGTAGCATACCAAGCTATATCAAATTCTGGCCCAGGTTTTGACATGATAAAATACTTCCTTTTCTTTCCCTAGTGTGGAAATCTGCCTTTCCGTCGTGTGTGCAAGCGCTTCGGAGCAGACATCACCTGTGGGGAGATGGCCATGTGCACAAACCTGCTGCAGGGACAGCAGTCAGAGTGGGCCCTCCTGAAACGGCACGAAAGTGAAGATGTTTTTGGCGTCCAGGTGATGTCATCATAGATTATTAAGACTCTCCAGAACCAGAGTTGTTGAATTACTCTGTTGAAGTTGTTGTTATAAACACGACTTGTGTGAGAGTGAAGATGGCCTCAGTTCTGAAGTCCGAATTGTGTCTCCAGGTGGAGGGCTGCTTCCCCGACACCATGACGAGGTGTGCAGAGCTCATCAACAACAACACGGATGTTGACTTCGTGGACATCAACTCTGGATGCCCCATTGACCTCGTCTACAAGAAGGTAAACCCTCTATCAAACTATGTAGTCCCATTCAGATTAAAGGAACGTTCCACTCTGGTTATCACTCCTTTATGTTTCCCTCCCTGCATTGTAAAATGTTGCAGCTTTACACACTTATTTAAATCGGTATTTCCAAGCCTTTCTGTGCCCCTGTGTATAAATCACCGGCACTGATGTTTGGCTGGAAATGGAAAATGTCAACATGACACTCAGTGACAGATGGTCTTTGTTTGCTTTCCCTCATCAGGGCGGAGGCTGCGGCTTGATGACACGCACCAGAAAGTTTGAACAGATAATCAAGGGAATGAACTAtgtaagcttttctttaacCAAATGTATCTAAATAGGAAATACCACTGTCATTAAATGTATATAGTATCTAAGTGttaaatttaattaaaagttttttttcttcctgaagGTCCTTGATGTCCCTTTAACTGTCAAGATCCGCACTGGTGTTCAGGAGAAGTGCAACATAGCGCACAAACTCATCCCCGAGATGAAGAAATGGGATGTCTCTATGATCACAGTAAGTCTTGTAAAAGCAGCATAGATAAATTCATAAAtgtgtgagatgttttttttccaagccccttgtttttttgttttgtcagtcctgcattatatttttgttattgctccttttatcatttttatatcTGCAACAAAATGCAAATCAGCGTCAAAGTGTGATAACACACCACTGATGATGTCGTTTTCTTACAGTTGCATGGTCGGTCCAGGGAGCAGCGCTACACTAAGTTGGCTGACTGGGACTATATCACCACCTGTTCCAAACTGGCCAGTCCTGTCCCACTTTTTGGTATGCAAATTTGTAAAGATTACAGCTGCACACAGTAGATGAGGACAACATGTTAGTAAGAGTAATTCATTGTTGGTGATGAGATAAACTAAGGTGACCATTGTTTATTGTATTAAGGTAATGGAGACATTCTGTCCTACGAAGATGCCACGAAAGCGAGAGAGACCGGAGTTTCTGGTATGATGATTGCAAGGTTGGTGCCACTTATATACATTATAgaccaaataataaaaaataaaaaaaaagtaaatgtcaaAGTATTGTGTGGTCTACGCCACCCGTAGCTTTCAGGACAGCAGTACATCTTGTAGAAAAGAAAGCCGGCCACCTTCTTTCTCAGTAAAGAATGAATATTGGTTTTATTTAGCAATTAAGTTCATTTTGCAAACGCATGTTCTCTTTGCC
Above is a window of Sander vitreus isolate 19-12246 chromosome 14, sanVit1, whole genome shotgun sequence DNA encoding:
- the LOC144529289 gene encoding uncharacterized protein LOC144529289, which translates into the protein MCKDLEDNLAGVGEIDESEMHSEDPEKEVMEESEEMHPATNSSDNDETADDQSINLFLDSSDSESVQDDEDISCYVDEYVTEEGESLAFNSPSTPLHGRDRPLSASPQTGEKKLLNAISGLSRQLTLLAADVNEQFTVVNSRLLSIEDRLAALESKNCVEETNSKKRRRVHNPKIAEAVRRLHNSETNCRRYEPEQGLTSPHNEAVTSYLLGVMSASPDLHDADNDAIVSACKTYYETVRRSFRYKQPDLASQAEAVKSSARSRSRRKRLLEARQSVLAKDEVDLWKCATIDLMSDEEDGIVGGVSGWIVRPPSFRSQELTELCATLQSRLEAIPKYRATHHRRLQNGPNSDRMPPVTNSSEAANRHFTVL
- the dus3l gene encoding tRNA-dihydrouridine(47) synthase [NAD(P)(+)]-like, which gives rise to MEKPAEESVEKRTDEAVKGEAALKPQFLTTKEKFHAFVDSEWQGSKGEKASENDRVEETNETPETKKLKLDTEEQNKGGNPDRKRLRGQNKSRPHTKPTAYDEKRLCLSVLQANRECPFGDKCHFHHNVAEYFATKPADIGESCYLYDTFGKCAYGLTCRFAKAHTTPDFKTMENAELIKANEGRNAVKNSLSKDLQNSLRKRSVAFKKSEEYLKTLANYKDKRDQQRNGDARAAEVSTDPAGGEQRASTEAETLASPDKQPPAKTVGPLTDVDVIKLRPCEKKRVDFKDKLYLAPLTTCGNLPFRRVCKRFGADITCGEMAMCTNLLQGQQSEWALLKRHESEDVFGVQVEGCFPDTMTRCAELINNNTDVDFVDINSGCPIDLVYKKGGGCGLMTRTRKFEQIIKGMNYVLDVPLTVKIRTGVQEKCNIAHKLIPEMKKWDVSMITLHGRSREQRYTKLADWDYITTCSKLASPVPLFGNGDILSYEDATKARETGVSGMMIARGALIKPWIFTEIKESRHWDISSSERLDILRDFSNFGLEHWGSDTRGVEKTRTFMLEWLSFMCRYIPVGLLERVPQKINERPPYYMGRNYLESLMASQHVGDWVRISEMLLGPVPKNFNFLPKHKANAYK